One Phragmitibacter flavus genomic window, AGGGCAGCGATGAGTCGACCTGATCCGCAGGCGGGTTCGAGGATGCGGAGTATTTTGGCGGTGGGATCGGCTCCGTGTTGGGCGTTCAGAGTTTCGAGAAAGGCGGCTTCCTTCTGGGAGTCTTCGTCGAAGATGATGTCGTAATAGAGCGGGGTGTCATACCAGTTGGACATTTTAAAGGGATAAAGGCTAAAGGATAAGGGATAAAGAGTCTCAGAAGATCTGCTTGGATTCGGAGATTCGCTGACGCCAATATCCTGGTCGGCGTTTGGCGTGAGCGATGGCGAGGATCACCACTTCGTGTTTCCAAAGCATGTAGGCGATGTAGTATTCACCGAAACGCGGGGTGAGATTTACGCGGCGGATCTGGTTGCGCCGGGCGTTATGGAGCAGTGGTGTCTCGCAGATTTGGGTGCGATATCGTCGGTAGTGATCGTCGAAAGCATGGGCCAGTTCGGGATCGATGGTCAGGTAGTAGCTGAGAACTTCGATGAGTTCATGCCGCGCGGCAGGGTGAATTTGCCAGGCCGTCATGAGTCGCGGCGGCGGTGACCATGCTGGACAAACAGGGCGTCAATCTCGCGCTCAAGCTGCTCGCCGGGAATCAATTTGACGGTGCCATGTTCGATTTCACGGAGTCGCTGGTCGATCTCGGCGTTCCAAGTGGCTTCGATGCGGGCTTCATCCTGATCTTCCAACGCGGGCATCGTGTATTCGACCTGAAGATCGCGGAGCAGATGATCAACTTCGGCGGGCGAAAGATTGCGAATCTCCTGCTTGATCTGCTCAACCGTGGTGGCCATGGAATTAGCGTAATCGGTATCGTGAATTTGTCGAGGTTTGGATGCTCTCAAGGACTTAGCATGGGGTGGTGTTTTTGGAGCCAGGCGAGGACTTGTTGGTGGAGTTGACGGGTGAAGTCGCGGAGTTCTTTGGCTTCGGATCGGCTGATGGTGCCTGCGGTGTCGTATTCGGCGGTGTTGCGTTTGGATCGGCAGGTGTCGAGATAATCGGCTTCATCAGCGAGATCGTGACCCATGATGAGAGGGAGGGCTTGCAAGGTCCGGTAGTGGGCGAGGTTTTTCTCGGGTCGGTAACCGGAGGCGTAAAGGATGATGGTGCACAGTTTCAGCGCGGCGTTGTAGGCGATGCCGAACTGCCAGTCGACGGAGATGTTGCCTTCGGCGTCTTTGAGGTCGCGCTCGACGATGGCAAGCAGGTCGATGATTTGTTGGGCGGTGGTTTTGTGGGGACGAAGCCAGCCGTTTTCAGCCCAGTCTTGCAAGCTCATGCGGAGTTCCTTTCAGCCAAAGTTTGGGTTCATTGATGACGCGGGTGATGAAGGCGTCGCTGCGTTTTTTTTGAGTGAGCCAGTCTTCGGGGGAAAGGCAATAAGGATTGATCTCGCGCGAGAGTTCGGAGGAGAGGGGACGAAGGTGGGGGGTGAGTTTGCGGAGTCCGGTGGTGCCGATGATGAAGAGGTCGATGTCACTGTCGGCGGTGCTGGTGCCGGCGGCGATGGATCCAAAGACGAAGGCGAGGTCGATGCCGGGGATGGAGTCGAGGGCGGTGCGCAGGCGTTCGGCGATACCCGTGGTTTTGGTGACGATGCCGTGGAGTTCGGGGTAAAGGGGATGGTTGGTGTTGGCTTTGAAATAAAGCCGGTTGCCGTCGCGACGGGAGAGGACGAGGTCGGTGGCGGTGAGTTGGGCGAGTTCCTTTTGCAAGGCGGGTGCGGTGAGTCCGGCGTGGCGGGCGAGATCGCGGAGATGGATTTCGCGATCAAGATCCGCAAAAAGCAGGCGAAGGATTTCCGCGCGTGCTTTGGGGAAGAGCTTGTTGAGGAGGGACATGAGATTTGTTCACCAAAAGTAGACGATTGTTTGTTTTTAGTAAACAGAATTAGTGCCGCTGCGATAGGTGGTGGGTGACATGCCGACGCAGCGGATGAACGCGCGGGAGAAGACGGTGGCGCTGTGGTAGCCGACCTGGGGGGCGATGGCTTCGAGTTTTTCGTCGGTGGTTTCGAGGAGTTCCTTGGCTTTTTGAATGCGCATGTAGGTGATGTGCTCCATGGGGGTGCGACCGAGTTCGCGCAGGCAGAGACGGCGCAGGTGTTCGGCGCTGATGTGGGATTGCTCGGCGAGGGAGTTGAGTTTCCAGTCGATGGTGAGGTCGCGGGCGACGAGTTGCCAGAGTTCGGCAATGCGGGAGCTGCTGCGCCATGGGGTGACGAGGCGTCGAATGTAACCGTGGATGAGGCTGAGCCAGTGATGGATTTGGGCGGGGTCTTTGTCGCTGAGCCATTCGGCGCGCAGGCCCTGGATCATGCGTCCGAGGTCCTCGGCACCTTGGGTGAGCCGGAGCGGGGAGGCGGCGCCGACGAGAGGTTTGGTCCATGGGGGTTCTTCGT contains:
- a CDS encoding type II toxin-antitoxin system RelE/ParE family toxin gives rise to the protein MTAWQIHPAARHELIEVLSYYLTIDPELAHAFDDHYRRYRTQICETPLLHNARRNQIRRVNLTPRFGEYYIAYMLWKHEVVILAIAHAKRRPGYWRQRISESKQIF
- a CDS encoding addiction module protein, translating into MATTVEQIKQEIRNLSPAEVDHLLRDLQVEYTMPALEDQDEARIEATWNAEIDQRLREIEHGTVKLIPGEQLEREIDALFVQHGHRRRDS
- a CDS encoding nucleotidyltransferase domain-containing protein, yielding MSLLNKLFPKARAEILRLLFADLDREIHLRDLARHAGLTAPALQKELAQLTATDLVLSRRDGNRLYFKANTNHPLYPELHGIVTKTTGIAERLRTALDSIPGIDLAFVFGSIAAGTSTADSDIDLFIIGTTGLRKLTPHLRPLSSELSREINPYCLSPEDWLTQKKRSDAFITRVINEPKLWLKGTPHELARLG
- a CDS encoding helix-turn-helix transcriptional regulator; its protein translation is MEKNPVLPTKEITINGPRTQRWTLQGDDCSELATHGIARLGIDHAFSPYCRVRLRPTGSFFLACLEGEGSMLLEGHWERIKPGSLCLAPPRVLNALHAEPPQKWTFAWIRYEEPPWTKPLVGAASPLRLTQGAEDLGRMIQGLRAEWLSDKDPAQIHHWLSLIHGYIRRLVTPWRSSSRIAELWQLVARDLTIDWKLNSLAEQSHISAEHLRRLCLRELGRTPMEHITYMRIQKAKELLETTDEKLEAIAPQVGYHSATVFSRAFIRCVGMSPTTYRSGTNSVY